One Sediminibacillus dalangtanensis genomic region harbors:
- a CDS encoding aspartyl-phosphate phosphatase Spo0E family protein — translation MVYLRELEEKIEALRLKMYEAYSKNPSGQEVLQISQTLDEAINQLEQQKRQQ, via the coding sequence ATGGTTTATTTGCGGGAACTGGAAGAAAAAATCGAAGCATTGCGACTTAAAATGTATGAAGCATACAGTAAAAATCCGAGTGGGCAAGAAGTGCTGCAAATATCCCAAACGCTGGACGAAGCCATCAACCAGCTTGAACAGCAAAAACGACAGCAATAA
- a CDS encoding PLP-dependent aspartate aminotransferase family protein, translating to MANTYDLETLSLHGGQSPDPTTGSRAVPIYQTTSYVFHDTEHAERLFALDEPGNIYSRLGNPTVDVFEKRLALLEEGVAAVGVSSGMAAITLSILNLASAGDEIVAATNLYGGTYNLFSTTLPRYGIKVNFVDPTDPENFRAAITDKTKAVYGEIIGNPSLHVLDVEKVAGIAHEHGVPLIIDNTFATPHVCKPITLGADIVVHSATKWIGGHGTSIGGVIVDGGRFDWNSEKYPQFTDPDPSYNGIRYAVDFGTLAFSTKVRVQLLRDFGASLSPFNAFLLLQGLETLHLRVERHNQNAVELARYLKDHPAVEWVSYPGLEEHPSHQQASETLQHGYGSIVNFGIKGGKEAGRKLINNVALWSHLANVGDAKSLIIHPASTTHQQLSPEELERTGVKAELVRLSVGIESVRDLINDLDAALAKATGQQKESGPEIVINDEGVIRWALQSPTERVETDGKETQRQKTLAIVGLSGKEARPSHRLARKMQRLGYKIIPVNPRETEILGEKAYPDLKSIPEPIDIVQVFRSPEAAIGIAREAAEVRPKIFWLQEGVVSDEAAEIARNAGLQVVHNRCTYKEAQRLRGTITTYACEI from the coding sequence ATGGCAAATACTTATGATTTAGAAACGTTATCACTTCACGGCGGTCAGTCCCCGGATCCGACAACAGGGTCGCGAGCTGTCCCAATCTATCAAACTACTTCCTATGTGTTCCACGATACAGAACATGCAGAGCGGTTGTTCGCTCTCGATGAACCGGGAAACATTTATTCCCGTTTGGGAAATCCGACTGTAGATGTTTTTGAAAAACGGCTGGCTTTGTTGGAGGAAGGCGTGGCGGCAGTCGGTGTATCTTCCGGTATGGCAGCTATCACATTATCGATTCTTAACCTGGCCAGTGCAGGGGATGAAATTGTAGCTGCCACCAACTTATATGGCGGTACGTACAATTTGTTCTCGACCACCCTGCCGCGTTATGGCATCAAGGTAAACTTTGTCGATCCGACCGATCCTGAAAATTTCCGCGCGGCGATTACCGATAAAACCAAAGCAGTGTATGGAGAAATCATCGGCAATCCCAGTCTGCACGTGCTCGATGTCGAAAAAGTTGCGGGAATCGCCCATGAACATGGGGTGCCGCTGATCATTGACAACACCTTTGCTACACCACATGTTTGCAAGCCAATCACACTTGGAGCAGATATTGTCGTTCACTCGGCAACCAAATGGATTGGAGGGCATGGCACTTCGATTGGCGGGGTGATCGTCGATGGTGGAAGATTTGATTGGAATTCGGAAAAATACCCCCAGTTTACGGACCCGGATCCGAGCTACAATGGCATCCGCTATGCCGTGGATTTCGGAACATTGGCGTTCAGCACCAAAGTAAGGGTGCAGCTGCTGCGTGATTTCGGAGCTTCGCTGAGTCCTTTCAACGCTTTTTTGCTGCTGCAAGGCCTGGAAACTTTGCATCTGCGCGTTGAACGGCATAACCAGAATGCGGTGGAGCTTGCCCGTTACTTAAAGGACCATCCGGCAGTGGAATGGGTGTCCTATCCAGGATTGGAGGAGCATCCGTCCCACCAGCAAGCAAGTGAAACCTTGCAGCACGGGTACGGTTCAATCGTCAATTTTGGCATTAAGGGCGGGAAAGAAGCAGGCCGCAAGTTAATCAACAATGTGGCTTTATGGTCGCATCTAGCCAATGTCGGAGATGCCAAATCGTTGATCATCCATCCGGCCTCCACGACCCACCAGCAGCTGTCACCGGAGGAATTGGAACGGACCGGAGTCAAAGCGGAGCTCGTCCGGCTGTCGGTGGGGATCGAGTCGGTGAGAGATTTGATCAACGATTTGGATGCAGCATTGGCAAAAGCGACGGGGCAACAAAAGGAGAGCGGACCAGAAATCGTCATCAACGATGAGGGAGTAATCCGCTGGGCATTGCAGTCCCCGACAGAACGGGTCGAAACCGACGGGAAAGAAACACAGCGTCAAAAAACATTGGCGATTGTTGGACTGAGCGGCAAAGAGGCGAGACCAAGCCATCGCCTGGCTAGGAAAATGCAGCGGCTTGGCTATAAAATCATACCGGTGAATCCACGGGAAACGGAAATTTTAGGAGAAAAGGCATACCCAGACTTGAAAAGCATTCCGGAACCGATCGATATCGTCCAGGTATTCAGAAGTCCGGAAGCCGCAATCGGAATCGCCCGCGAAGCAGCGGAAGTCCGGCCGAAAATTTTCTGGCTGCAAGAAGGAGTTGTTTCGGATGAAGCGGCCGAAATTGCCAGAAATGCTGGGCTTCAGGTGGTCCATAACCGCTGCACGTACAAAGAAGCGCAGCGCTTACGTGGAACGATTACGACTTACGCCTGTGAAATATAA
- a CDS encoding homoserine dehydrogenase: MKTIKVALLGFGTVGSSVYQTLQSRQSKLERLIGRKVEIVGVLIQDETKQRDIADGILVTSSFEELINVCEIDVIIEAINGIEPGAGYLQSVLEKGIHVVTANKELLAHEGKSLRETADKGHAQLKYEAAVAGGVPIIGTLQQLLQVNHISNVEAILNGTSNYILTEIADNKVSFQEALHAAQELGYAEADPGNDVDGWDAFYKLMILSDLLLGNQPDWTQVTRRGIRSITLADIQAVETAGWKIKHIASLQVHEGKARLRVEPMAVSQGHPLYEVAGVDNAVSIDGDLAGNLKLQGPGAGALPTASAIVEDFVQLYKETDNRKAIMDTTFSAEDPSRLQDWLIMAPSIPKTAAVKQRWSGKQANSNTYLVSATAEELENLLQAGRISNYFRLAGAGREIQDTVPVLT, encoded by the coding sequence ATGAAGACGATCAAAGTGGCTTTGCTCGGCTTTGGGACAGTAGGCAGCAGTGTTTACCAAACCCTCCAATCACGACAAAGCAAGCTCGAAAGATTAATAGGAAGAAAAGTGGAAATTGTCGGCGTCTTGATTCAGGACGAAACAAAACAACGTGATATCGCCGATGGTATTTTGGTAACCTCTTCCTTCGAAGAGCTGATCAATGTCTGCGAAATCGACGTGATCATCGAAGCAATAAACGGCATAGAACCTGGAGCCGGTTATTTGCAGAGCGTCTTGGAAAAAGGAATCCATGTGGTGACCGCCAATAAAGAGCTCCTTGCTCATGAAGGGAAATCATTGCGGGAAACCGCCGATAAGGGGCACGCACAGTTGAAATATGAAGCAGCGGTTGCAGGGGGCGTCCCGATAATAGGGACCCTGCAGCAGCTGTTGCAAGTAAATCATATTTCCAACGTAGAAGCCATTTTGAATGGGACATCCAATTACATCCTGACCGAAATTGCAGACAACAAGGTCAGCTTTCAAGAAGCATTACACGCCGCCCAAGAGCTAGGATATGCTGAAGCAGACCCCGGGAATGACGTTGATGGATGGGATGCCTTTTATAAGCTGATGATTTTGAGCGATTTATTGCTTGGAAATCAGCCTGACTGGACGCAGGTGACACGGCGTGGAATACGCAGCATCACGCTTGCCGACATCCAGGCTGTCGAAACGGCCGGTTGGAAAATCAAGCATATTGCCAGTCTTCAGGTCCATGAAGGGAAAGCACGGCTTCGTGTCGAGCCGATGGCGGTGTCGCAAGGACATCCACTGTATGAGGTAGCGGGAGTGGATAATGCTGTTTCCATCGACGGTGATCTTGCAGGCAACTTAAAACTACAGGGACCGGGGGCCGGAGCACTTCCTACTGCTAGTGCAATCGTAGAAGATTTCGTCCAGTTGTATAAGGAGACAGACAACAGAAAAGCAATAATGGATACGACATTTTCTGCGGAAGATCCCAGTCGTTTGCAGGATTGGCTGATCATGGCTCCGTCCATACCGAAAACTGCTGCTGTTAAACAGCGTTGGAGTGGCAAGCAAGCTAACAGCAACACTTACCTTGTTTCCGCTACTGCAGAAGAGCTGGAGAACTTGCTGCAGGCCGGTAGAATCAGCAATTACTTTAGATTGGCAGGGGCTGGTCGGGAGATACAGGATACTGTTCCGGTTTTGACGTGA
- a CDS encoding ABC transporter ATP-binding protein: MNSKTPILEVNQLHTHFFTKSGVVKAVDGVSFAISPGETLGIVGESGSGKSITAMSIMNLIPSPPGKIVDGEILFKGEDLLRKSEKQMRKIRGKEISMIFQDPMTSLNPVFTVEKQMVETILVHEKMNKKQAKERAVELLDLAGIPEARGRLKNYPHEFSGGMRQRVMIAMALACNPEVLIADEPTTALDVTIQAQILDLLARLQKEMGMAIIMITHDLGVVAEVCDRVMVMYAGKPVEYTDKDTLFEQAKHPYTVGLMNSIPRIASKQEKLAAIEGLPPDLRSLPGGCSFAPRCSHATESCLSHDPAWTEQAANHHVRCLLYEEDAEKVVSE; this comes from the coding sequence ATGAATTCCAAAACACCTATTTTGGAAGTCAATCAATTACATACCCACTTTTTCACCAAATCAGGCGTTGTTAAAGCTGTCGATGGCGTTTCATTCGCCATCAGTCCCGGTGAGACACTCGGGATTGTCGGAGAGTCCGGATCAGGGAAAAGTATCACCGCCATGTCGATCATGAATTTGATCCCTTCCCCTCCCGGAAAAATAGTCGATGGCGAAATTTTATTTAAAGGGGAAGATTTGCTAAGAAAATCCGAAAAGCAAATGCGGAAGATTCGGGGTAAAGAAATCTCGATGATATTCCAGGATCCGATGACTTCTCTCAATCCTGTATTCACTGTAGAAAAACAGATGGTCGAAACGATTTTGGTCCATGAAAAAATGAACAAAAAACAGGCAAAAGAGCGGGCTGTCGAACTGCTTGATTTAGCCGGAATCCCGGAAGCGCGGGGCCGCTTAAAAAACTATCCGCACGAATTTAGCGGCGGTATGCGGCAGCGGGTGATGATTGCCATGGCGCTGGCCTGCAACCCCGAGGTCTTGATTGCCGATGAGCCTACGACCGCCCTTGATGTTACCATCCAGGCGCAAATATTAGACTTGCTGGCCAGACTGCAAAAGGAAATGGGAATGGCCATTATCATGATCACCCACGACCTTGGCGTTGTGGCAGAGGTTTGCGACCGAGTCATGGTCATGTACGCTGGAAAACCTGTCGAATACACAGACAAGGATACCTTGTTTGAACAGGCAAAGCATCCCTATACGGTGGGATTGATGAATTCGATTCCCCGCATCGCATCCAAACAAGAAAAATTGGCTGCTATCGAAGGGCTTCCTCCTGATTTGCGGTCCCTTCCCGGAGGATGCAGCTTTGCGCCACGGTGCAGTCATGCAACGGAAAGCTGTTTAAGTCATGACCCAGCATGGACAGAACAAGCTGCAAATCACCATGTCCGATGCCTGTTATATGAAGAAGATGCAGAAAAGGTGGTGTCGGAATGA
- a CDS encoding aliphatic sulfonate ABC transporter substrate-binding protein, whose product MNRIPLIDIRSFLALTALAVIIIVTAGCSSSASSEGAPDKIRLDYAYYSPTSLVLKKFGWAEEEFEEEGIDIEWALSQGSNKALEFLNSDSVDFGSTAGAAALMSKANGAPIKNVYIYSKPEWTALVTAKDSGITSLEDLKGKKVAATLGTDPYIFLLRALEAEGVPAEDVEIVNLQHGDGASALTSGQVDAWAGLDPHMARLELESDAKLFYRNPDFNTYGFLNVREEFAEKHPEYVDRVIKVYEKARKWVKENPEEAAELLAEEAEIKEEVAVKQLERNDFSEPVPGKVHRDALIEAGKVLQESETIDPEANIEELTDELIDPSFAEETISE is encoded by the coding sequence ATGAATCGCATCCCATTGATAGATATAAGAAGTTTTTTAGCTCTGACGGCTTTGGCGGTGATTATTATCGTTACTGCCGGCTGTTCATCGAGCGCAAGTTCGGAAGGAGCGCCAGATAAGATACGGCTTGACTATGCGTACTATTCACCGACCAGCCTGGTGTTGAAAAAATTCGGCTGGGCAGAGGAAGAATTTGAAGAAGAGGGCATCGACATAGAATGGGCACTAAGCCAAGGGAGCAATAAAGCCCTGGAGTTTTTGAACAGTGACAGCGTCGATTTTGGATCGACTGCCGGAGCGGCAGCGTTGATGTCCAAAGCAAACGGAGCGCCGATCAAGAATGTGTACATTTATTCAAAACCGGAATGGACTGCATTGGTCACAGCGAAAGATTCCGGGATCACCAGCCTCGAAGATTTGAAAGGAAAGAAGGTTGCCGCCACGCTGGGAACCGATCCCTACATTTTCCTGCTACGTGCTTTGGAAGCTGAAGGTGTTCCGGCAGAGGATGTGGAAATCGTCAATCTGCAGCACGGTGATGGCGCATCCGCCCTGACATCCGGGCAGGTGGACGCATGGGCCGGGCTTGACCCGCATATGGCCCGTTTGGAACTCGAATCGGATGCAAAGCTTTTTTATCGGAATCCTGACTTTAATACGTACGGTTTCCTGAATGTCCGCGAGGAGTTTGCGGAAAAGCATCCGGAATACGTTGACCGTGTGATTAAGGTGTACGAAAAAGCAAGAAAATGGGTCAAGGAGAACCCGGAGGAAGCTGCCGAGTTATTGGCTGAAGAAGCAGAAATCAAAGAGGAAGTCGCAGTCAAACAACTGGAACGTAACGATTTTTCCGAGCCTGTTCCCGGCAAAGTACATCGGGACGCATTAATTGAGGCTGGAAAAGTGCTACAGGAAAGCGAGACGATTGATCCGGAAGCCAATATTGAAGAATTGACAGACGAACTGATCGACCCATCTTTCGCGGAAGAAACCATATCGGAATAA
- the metX gene encoding homoserine O-acetyltransferase MetX, whose product MEVKTAVERKTGTVNIGELELESGTVIQEVELAYERVGLAEGPAILVCHALTGSQHAAGDQDMPGYWAEMITPGGFIDSDRFQVISFNVLGGCNGSTGPLSLDPRTGEPYQAKFPFITVRDMVRAQQMALEKLGIDHLTAVIGGSLGGMQVLEWGVMYPDKMDRLIPLAVTPYLTDYAIAFNNIARLAILHDPNWNNGNYTEGTIPESGLSLARMVGMITYRSGDLFNERFSRKQRAPAGNFHDEIAYEIESYLDYQGKKLTKRFDANSYLYLLKAMDTHDIGRGRDGWQQAASRIEAPVTALGYSGDLLFPPGSLEQFIDQLKQNGKEAEYTLIDTSFGHDGFLVEFEKWGSIIKSGLEN is encoded by the coding sequence ATGGAAGTGAAAACAGCTGTTGAGAGGAAGACCGGTACTGTCAACATAGGAGAACTCGAGTTGGAATCCGGTACCGTGATCCAGGAGGTTGAGCTTGCCTACGAACGGGTTGGATTGGCCGAGGGACCGGCAATCCTAGTCTGTCATGCATTGACCGGCAGCCAACATGCAGCTGGTGACCAGGATATGCCAGGCTACTGGGCAGAAATGATCACCCCTGGGGGCTTTATCGATAGTGATCGGTTCCAAGTTATTTCATTCAACGTATTGGGCGGCTGCAATGGTTCGACCGGACCGCTTAGTCTAGACCCTCGGACAGGAGAGCCCTACCAGGCCAAGTTTCCGTTTATAACGGTCCGCGATATGGTCCGTGCCCAACAGATGGCACTTGAAAAATTGGGTATCGACCATTTGACCGCAGTCATAGGCGGGTCGCTCGGCGGGATGCAAGTATTGGAGTGGGGAGTGATGTACCCTGACAAAATGGACCGTTTGATCCCATTGGCTGTCACGCCGTACTTGACCGACTATGCGATTGCATTTAACAATATCGCAAGGCTTGCCATTCTTCATGACCCGAATTGGAACAATGGCAATTATACCGAAGGAACCATACCGGAGAGTGGATTGAGTCTGGCACGTATGGTGGGGATGATCACATACCGATCGGGAGATTTGTTCAATGAACGTTTTTCCAGGAAGCAGCGTGCCCCTGCCGGGAACTTCCACGATGAAATTGCCTATGAAATCGAATCCTATCTTGATTACCAGGGGAAAAAGCTGACCAAACGTTTTGATGCCAACAGTTATTTGTATTTGTTGAAGGCGATGGATACCCATGATATCGGGCGTGGTCGCGACGGTTGGCAACAGGCCGCTTCCCGGATTGAAGCACCGGTAACGGCGCTGGGTTACAGCGGGGATTTGCTGTTTCCGCCGGGTTCGCTGGAACAGTTCATCGACCAGTTGAAACAGAATGGGAAAGAGGCAGAATACACGTTGATTGATACCAGTTTCGGGCATGACGGTTTTCTGGTCGAATTTGAAAAATGGGGAAGCATTATTAAATCGGGATTGGAAAACTAA
- a CDS encoding manganese catalase family protein, with protein sequence MFFHRKELQYHAKPEKSDPLFAKQLQEILGGQFGEMSVAMQYLFQGFNTRGNEKYKDLIMDTGAEELGHVEMIATMVARLLDGAPINEQEKAAEDPVIGAIMGGMNPHHAIVSGLGATPENSAGVPWSAGYIIASGNLMADMRANLNAESQGRLQVARLYELTEDRGVKDMLSFLLARDTMHQNQWMAALQELEEKEGGKITPTTVPAEWEALDFSHKLYNFSEGEDSARGIWASGNAPDGHDFQYESEPVGFGGKPELKPAPPYVHSTPPLDK encoded by the coding sequence TTGTTTTTTCACAGAAAAGAACTTCAGTATCATGCAAAACCAGAAAAGTCCGACCCACTCTTTGCCAAGCAGCTCCAGGAGATCTTAGGTGGACAATTCGGTGAAATGTCCGTAGCGATGCAGTATCTTTTCCAAGGCTTCAACACGCGCGGAAACGAAAAGTATAAAGACTTGATCATGGACACTGGTGCAGAAGAACTTGGCCACGTTGAAATGATTGCCACCATGGTTGCACGTTTACTGGATGGAGCGCCAATCAACGAACAGGAAAAAGCGGCTGAAGACCCTGTAATCGGCGCAATTATGGGCGGTATGAACCCGCATCACGCGATTGTTTCCGGACTCGGAGCCACTCCGGAAAATAGTGCAGGCGTCCCATGGAGTGCAGGATATATCATTGCCAGCGGCAACTTGATGGCAGACATGCGTGCCAATCTTAACGCTGAATCGCAAGGAAGACTGCAGGTTGCCCGACTTTATGAATTGACGGAAGACCGCGGTGTCAAAGACATGCTTTCCTTCCTGCTGGCCAGAGATACCATGCACCAAAACCAATGGATGGCAGCCCTGCAGGAATTAGAAGAAAAAGAGGGCGGCAAAATCACTCCTACCACCGTACCAGCAGAATGGGAAGCATTGGACTTCTCCCATAAACTGTATAACTTTTCTGAAGGAGAGGATAGTGCACGCGGTATTTGGGCTTCTGGCAATGCGCCTGACGGCCATGACTTTCAATATGAAAGCGAGCCAGTAGGCTTTGGAGGAAAACCGGAACTGAAACCAGCTCCTCCATATGTACACTCAACACCTCCCCTTGATAAATAA
- a CDS encoding ABC transporter permease, translating to MAKNQSEVSGVFTSGSKSKPSTIKPKNPFTHPLLLGSIFPALLVVVWEVLSRLEVFPAYQLPAPSVILETIVGMAEDGTLWGHVGITSYRVLMGFLLGTAAAVALGSLVGFYKHAEALFDPLIQAFRSIPSLAWVPLFILWMGIGEPSKIAMIAVGVFFPVYLNIVSGIGGVDRKLIEVGKMYGLNTFQLVRRIILPASLPSFLVGLRSGLGLGWMFVVAAELMGASQGLGYLLVVGQNTLAPETIIASIVLFAIIGKLSDWVLKILETRTLHWQDRAAKS from the coding sequence ATGGCCAAAAATCAAAGTGAAGTGAGCGGTGTCTTCACATCGGGAAGCAAGAGCAAGCCATCGACGATCAAACCGAAGAATCCGTTCACCCATCCCTTGTTATTGGGGAGTATTTTTCCGGCTTTGTTGGTGGTTGTGTGGGAAGTGTTAAGCCGTTTGGAAGTTTTTCCTGCCTACCAGCTTCCTGCACCGTCCGTTATTTTAGAGACAATTGTCGGGATGGCGGAAGATGGCACGCTCTGGGGGCATGTCGGCATCACCAGCTACCGGGTGTTGATGGGCTTTCTGCTAGGAACGGCAGCAGCCGTGGCGCTCGGTTCGTTGGTCGGATTTTATAAACATGCCGAAGCGCTATTCGATCCGCTTATCCAAGCATTTCGTTCGATCCCTTCTCTTGCCTGGGTCCCGTTGTTCATTTTATGGATGGGAATCGGCGAGCCATCGAAAATTGCCATGATTGCGGTCGGTGTCTTTTTTCCAGTCTATTTAAATATTGTCAGTGGCATCGGCGGCGTCGATCGAAAGTTAATCGAGGTAGGGAAAATGTATGGATTGAATACATTTCAGCTGGTACGAAGGATCATTCTTCCGGCATCTTTGCCTTCTTTTTTGGTCGGACTTCGTAGCGGTCTCGGATTGGGGTGGATGTTTGTCGTGGCAGCAGAGCTGATGGGCGCGAGCCAGGGTCTTGGATACTTGCTGGTCGTCGGCCAGAACACGCTCGCTCCGGAAACGATTATCGCGAGTATTGTCTTGTTCGCAATAATCGGAAAGCTGTCGGATTGGGTACTGAAAATACTGGAGACCCGGACTTTGCATTGGCAAGATCGGGCTGCAAAATCGTAA
- a CDS encoding ABC transporter ATP-binding protein, which yields MSLQLERVGRTFAGKAAVEDVSFRAEPGEIIGLLGTSGCGKSTLLRAISGLDTEFDGVIEINNKKVDDIQKTAGFMFQEPRLLPWLNVLDNVTFGLGGNREEKQKKAGRYLESVGLAGSEKLYPKQLSGGMAQRVAIARALATSPEILLLDEPFSALDAFTKMQLQDLLLEVWRDYQSTMVLVTHDVDEAAYLCDRIIVLRGQPGKVEREITISEPRPRERGSSEQAAYKAEILASLDLTTETA from the coding sequence GTGAGTCTTCAATTAGAAAGAGTGGGAAGGACGTTTGCAGGAAAAGCAGCTGTCGAGGATGTTTCCTTCCGAGCGGAACCTGGTGAGATCATCGGTCTTCTCGGAACGAGCGGCTGCGGCAAAAGCACCCTGTTGCGTGCCATCTCCGGACTGGATACCGAATTTGACGGCGTGATCGAAATCAATAATAAGAAAGTGGACGACATACAGAAGACGGCTGGGTTTATGTTCCAGGAGCCTCGTTTGCTGCCTTGGTTGAATGTACTCGACAATGTCACCTTCGGTCTGGGGGGAAACAGAGAGGAAAAACAAAAGAAGGCAGGCCGTTACTTGGAAAGTGTCGGACTTGCCGGCAGTGAAAAATTGTATCCGAAACAACTTTCAGGCGGGATGGCCCAGCGGGTGGCGATTGCACGTGCACTGGCCACTTCACCGGAAATTTTGCTGCTGGATGAACCGTTCAGTGCCCTCGATGCGTTTACCAAAATGCAGCTGCAGGATTTGCTGCTTGAAGTGTGGAGGGATTATCAGTCGACAATGGTGCTGGTAACCCATGACGTGGATGAAGCTGCTTATTTATGCGACCGCATCATCGTGCTGCGTGGCCAGCCGGGCAAGGTGGAACGGGAGATCACGATCTCCGAACCGAGACCGAGAGAAAGAGGAAGCAGTGAGCAGGCTGCTTATAAAGCGGAAATACTTGCCAGCTTGGACTTAACAACCGAGACAGCTTGA
- the acsA gene encoding acetate--CoA ligase, whose translation MTGNDGKILKADKGVHNLTDYRRVAAEFSWEQAAEQLSLSKTGKWNAAYETIDRHVAEGYGKKTALYFVQEASNESFTFAEVKEKTDHYAQVLKEQGVSKGDRVFVFLPKTPACYFSILAIIKIGAIAGPLFEAFMEEAVKDRINDCSGTFLITDNELVHRVPQSEIPSLQTVLLVDQIEAAKPTAVTGEELVEWVDPEDGMLIHYTSGSTGKPKGVLHAHRAVVHHFQSGHWVLDIQEDDVYWCTSHPGWVTGSVYGLFAPWLNRAAVVIQSGRFRAENWYQIIADFGVTIWYSAPTAFRMLMAQGELYKQYNLKSLRHILSVGEPLNPEVINWAWDNLSLRIHDTWWMTETGGHLIVNLPSEPIKPGSMGRPFPGITVGILDESGKELPPGSIGQLAVKTPWPGLMKEIWGNQSKFASYFLYEGWYVSGDLAIQDEDGYIFFQGRSDDMINSAGERIGPFEVESKLIEHPAVAEAGVIGKPDPLRGELVKAFITLRSGYVETPELLEELRVFVKTNLAAHAAPREIEVVAELPKTKISGKILRRELKQRELDKLSATS comes from the coding sequence ATGACAGGAAATGATGGGAAAATACTTAAAGCCGATAAAGGTGTACACAACTTAACAGACTATCGCCGTGTGGCTGCGGAATTCTCCTGGGAGCAAGCCGCAGAACAACTAAGTCTTTCCAAAACCGGCAAATGGAATGCCGCTTACGAAACGATCGATCGTCACGTTGCCGAAGGGTATGGCAAAAAGACTGCTTTGTATTTTGTCCAGGAAGCATCCAACGAGAGCTTCACGTTCGCCGAGGTAAAAGAAAAAACAGATCATTATGCACAGGTATTGAAGGAACAGGGTGTCAGCAAAGGAGATCGCGTGTTTGTTTTCCTTCCGAAAACCCCTGCTTGTTATTTTTCCATTCTGGCCATTATTAAGATTGGGGCTATTGCCGGTCCGTTGTTCGAAGCATTTATGGAAGAGGCCGTAAAAGACAGGATCAATGATTGCAGTGGAACTTTTTTGATTACGGATAATGAACTTGTCCATCGTGTACCGCAATCAGAAATCCCCAGCTTACAGACCGTATTGCTGGTTGATCAAATCGAAGCAGCCAAACCGACTGCTGTGACGGGAGAAGAGCTGGTTGAATGGGTCGATCCCGAGGACGGCATGTTGATTCATTACACAAGCGGATCGACAGGAAAGCCAAAAGGTGTGTTGCACGCACACAGGGCTGTCGTCCATCACTTTCAATCCGGACACTGGGTACTGGATATTCAGGAGGACGATGTATATTGGTGTACCTCCCATCCCGGCTGGGTTACAGGCAGTGTGTATGGTTTGTTCGCTCCATGGCTGAACCGGGCGGCTGTTGTCATCCAGTCGGGTCGTTTTCGGGCGGAAAACTGGTATCAAATCATCGCAGACTTCGGTGTCACGATTTGGTACAGTGCACCTACCGCTTTCCGTATGCTGATGGCACAAGGAGAGTTATATAAACAATATAACCTGAAGTCGCTGCGGCATATTTTAAGCGTAGGGGAACCATTGAATCCCGAAGTTATCAACTGGGCCTGGGATAACTTATCACTGCGGATTCATGATACCTGGTGGATGACCGAAACGGGTGGCCATTTGATCGTCAATCTTCCATCAGAACCGATAAAGCCAGGATCGATGGGGCGCCCGTTCCCTGGAATTACGGTCGGTATATTGGACGAAAGCGGGAAAGAGCTTCCTCCAGGCTCGATTGGCCAGCTTGCAGTTAAAACGCCGTGGCCAGGATTAATGAAAGAGATTTGGGGAAACCAGAGTAAATTTGCTTCTTATTTTCTATATGAAGGCTGGTATGTCTCCGGCGATCTGGCGATACAGGATGAAGATGGCTATATCTTTTTCCAGGGTAGAAGCGATGACATGATCAATTCAGCCGGAGAGCGGATCGGGCCGTTCGAAGTGGAAAGCAAGTTGATCGAACATCCTGCCGTTGCAGAAGCGGGAGTGATCGGTAAGCCGGATCCCCTGCGTGGCGAACTGGTAAAAGCATTTATCACCTTGCGTTCCGGTTACGTTGAAACGCCTGAATTGCTTGAGGAACTGCGCGTATTTGTTAAAACAAACTTAGCAGCACATGCCGCTCCACGGGAAATAGAAGTAGTTGCAGAACTGCCGAAAACAAAGATAAGCGGAAAAATTTTGCGCAGGGAACTAAAGCAGCGGGAGCTCGACAAGCTTAGTGCAACCTCTTAA